One segment of Nostoc piscinale CENA21 DNA contains the following:
- a CDS encoding methylenetetrahydrofolate reductase: protein MEDNHSCTALNYFRKAAQAGEFLVTAEVAPPKGGNPTHMIEMAATLKGRVHAVNITDGSRAVLRMSSLVASAILLQNGVEPICQMACRDRNRIALQADLMGAHALGIRNILALTGDPVKAGDHPDAKGVFDLEAVRLLQLIQKINQGFDCNDKPLTDGATNLFVGAAVDPQCGSWSGLQSRFERKIAAGAQFFQSQLITDFERLEKFMDKIASVHNKPILAGIFLLKSAKNAQFINRCVPGVNIPEHIIDRLAKAKDPLEEGVKIAAEQVQTARQLCHGVHIMAVKREDLIPKILDLAGIAPVNLVVAK, encoded by the coding sequence ATGGAAGATAACCATAGCTGTACTGCTTTAAATTATTTCCGTAAAGCCGCGCAAGCAGGGGAATTTCTAGTTACCGCCGAGGTAGCACCCCCAAAAGGGGGAAATCCAACTCACATGATTGAAATGGCGGCGACTCTTAAGGGGAGAGTTCATGCTGTCAATATTACTGATGGTAGCCGCGCTGTGTTGCGAATGTCGTCATTGGTGGCTTCAGCAATTTTATTACAAAACGGTGTTGAACCAATTTGTCAGATGGCTTGCCGCGATCGCAACCGTATTGCCTTACAAGCCGACTTAATGGGCGCTCATGCTTTGGGTATTCGTAACATCTTAGCTTTAACAGGCGACCCAGTAAAAGCAGGCGATCATCCCGATGCGAAGGGTGTATTTGATTTAGAAGCTGTAAGATTATTGCAACTAATTCAAAAAATCAATCAAGGTTTTGATTGCAACGATAAACCCTTGACCGATGGCGCAACAAATTTATTTGTCGGTGCAGCCGTAGACCCCCAATGTGGTAGTTGGTCAGGTCTACAAAGCCGCTTTGAACGCAAAATCGCAGCCGGAGCGCAATTTTTTCAAAGTCAATTAATCACTGATTTTGAAAGACTAGAAAAGTTCATGGACAAGATAGCTTCTGTACACAACAAACCAATTTTAGCCGGGATTTTTCTGTTGAAGTCAGCGAAAAATGCTCAATTTATTAATAGGTGCGTTCCAGGTGTAAATATACCCGAACATATTATTGATAGATTAGCCAAAGCCAAAGACCCACTAGAAGAAGGTGTCAAAATTGCTGCCGAACAAGTGCAAACAGCAAGGCAATTATGTCATGGTGTCCATATTATGGCAGTGAAGCGGGAAGATTTGATTCCCAAGATTTTGGATTTGGCGGGAATTGCACCAGTTAATTTGGTTGTGGCGAAGTAA
- a CDS encoding DUF3386 domain-containing protein gives MTVTKLSAQELFRAAYENRYTWDNNFPGYTADVTYKYDDKVTTGKVIINAELKAEVLGVEDEEVKKAIHGQAWEIAIHRVRRSFEQTHSENTFSYGDTDLTDAVEIIVGGKAAGDKYKVRNNEVCLVHRQIHGVVVTINTFSSHDTGEGYLSHTYDSVYHDPKTGEQKGGRSEFTDEYEKVGNYFILNRREIRTEVNGHLNIQEFIFSNIKLLEPAAA, from the coding sequence ATGACAGTTACCAAACTCTCTGCTCAGGAACTTTTCCGGGCTGCTTATGAAAACCGTTACACATGGGATAATAATTTCCCCGGTTACACCGCAGATGTTACCTATAAGTATGACGATAAAGTTACTACAGGTAAAGTAATCATCAATGCTGAACTCAAAGCAGAAGTTCTCGGAGTAGAAGACGAGGAAGTCAAAAAAGCAATTCACGGTCAAGCTTGGGAAATTGCTATTCACCGTGTCCGTCGCAGTTTTGAACAAACCCACAGCGAAAACACCTTTAGCTATGGTGACACCGACTTAACTGATGCAGTTGAAATTATAGTTGGTGGTAAGGCTGCTGGTGATAAATATAAAGTCCGCAATAACGAAGTTTGCCTGGTTCACCGTCAAATTCATGGCGTTGTCGTCACCATCAACACCTTCAGCAGCCACGACACTGGCGAAGGTTACTTGTCTCACACTTATGATTCTGTTTACCATGACCCCAAAACTGGTGAACAAAAAGGTGGTAGAAGTGAGTTCACCGATGAATATGAAAAGGTAGGTAATTACTTTATTCTCAACCGTCGGGAAATTCGCACCGAAGTTAACGGACATCTAAATATTCAAGAGTTTATTTTCTCGAATATTAAATTGTTAGAACCTGCGGCTGCTTAA
- a CDS encoding trifunctional serine/threonine-protein kinase/ATP-binding protein/sensor histidine kinase has translation MISTTVNIPGYIITEELYNGSRTIVYRAIRETDSLPVVIKLLKNTHPSFRELLSFRNQYTIAKHLNSPLIVQIYSLEPYQNGYALVMEDFSGISLKAWRVGVKEQSLQEFLEIAIALCNTLDILYRERIIHKNIKPANILINPATKQVKLIDFSIASLLPRETQTLVNPNVLEGTLAYISPEQTGRMNRGIDYRTDFYSLGVTFYELFTGKLPFRANEPMELVHSHLAKLPEKLSNPKTELPSVLGEIVMKLMAKNAENRYQSALGLKFDLENCLQQLEAIGEIKSFEISTRDVCDRFLIPDKIYGRKAEVQTLLQAFDRVSFGATEMMLVAGFSGIGKTAVVNEVHKPIVRQRGYFIKGKYDQFQRNIPFSAFVQAFRDLMEQLLTESDVRFQQWKTKILEAVGENGQVIIEVIPELSRIIGEQPPAIELSGTAAENRFNLLFQKFTQVFTSASHPLVIFLDDLQWADSASLKLMQLLMADTSHLFIIGAYRDNEVNPTHPLMLTLNEITKSQAKINTITLAPLSQVQVNKLVADTLKCSEDVAWHLSVLIYQKTKGNPFFATQFLKALHQDGLIQFDFEIGCWQCNLSEVTAQAVTDDVVTFMSWQLQKLPLSTQDVLQLAACIGNSFDLATLAIVSQQSEIETAAALWKALQEGLILPIGDIYKFYVGKENQARTSENQLIVTYKFLHDRVQQAAYSLIPDDQKQTTHYQIGQLLLKQISAQAREDRIFEIVNQLNYGTALISEQTQRDELAQLNLIASRKAKNSTAYQAAREYATVGLSLLGQNTWQQQYEMTLALHELAAEVALLNGNFEAMEQFIDTVIEQAHSLLEKVNVYCIRIQSQIFQSKLTCAIALAQPVLQQLGATFPQTPTPSDWQQEIQEIEELIGDRQIADLVNLPQMQDAEKLAILKICNIISPAAYLTGSPLYPLLNTLSVKLSIQYGNTSNSTFGYVNYGNILCNFFQIVDTGTQFGSLALQIISKLDAKASKTEILMILGIFIVHRKSHIQETLPLLQEGYTSALEFGNLVLAGYNGHTFCLNSFWCNQPLATLEQDMSAYCHSLMQINQLTTANYCRIYWQPVLNLLGVGEHTTFLSGKALEETEFLQQLQSANDGYGLYIFHLYKLMLCFLFGEIEPAKNHAIEVRRYFMAGAGLVTEPVFYLYDSLLTLAQLNPELDATSAALQSVIENQTRLQRWADHAPMNYQHKMDLVEAEKYRVLGKNYEAGDYYDRAISLAKANGYIQEEALANELAAKFYLDWSKVKVAAGYMQEAYYCYAKWGAKAKVADLEKRYPQLLAPILQQTRSTLSINETIIPLGTVTSTSSATSNSSISDTLDLKAIIKASHTISSEIELEKLLASLLRIVIENAGANKCVLMLLRDSRLLIKGSITQGTQPAVLQRIPVEDSQDIPHKLIYKVKHNNQTVVLMDATTDPTLANDPYIVRQQPKSILCSPILHQGKLIGILYLENNLVTGAFTSDRVELLNSLCAQAAISLENARLYERSQEYAQQLEQALHNLQNAQLQIVQSEKMSALGNLVAGVAHEMNNPLGFIAASIKQAKPTITDIFAHLKLYQETFPNKSEEIEDHAESIDLEYSLEDLPKMLDSMTLACNRLKNISTSLRTFSRADRDYKVPFNIHEGIDSTILILKHRLKANEQRPAIEVVTNYGNLPQIECFPGQLNQVFMNILANAIDALDESNIGRNLADIQANPNRITITTDLADFGVKIAIADNAQGMSEEIKQKIFDNLFTTKAVGKGTGLGLAIAKQIIEETHGGKLSCHSVLSQGTEFIIEIPV, from the coding sequence ATGATTAGTACAACAGTCAATATTCCCGGATATATCATAACTGAAGAACTTTATAACGGTTCCAGAACAATAGTTTATCGAGCAATTCGAGAAACTGACTCATTACCAGTAGTCATTAAACTACTGAAAAATACTCATCCTAGTTTCCGCGAACTCTTGTCATTTCGGAATCAATACACCATCGCCAAACATCTCAACTCGCCTTTAATCGTCCAAATTTATAGTCTCGAACCTTACCAAAATGGTTATGCGTTGGTGATGGAAGACTTTAGCGGTATTTCTCTTAAAGCGTGGAGAGTCGGGGTTAAAGAACAATCTTTGCAGGAGTTTTTAGAAATTGCGATCGCTCTATGCAATACCTTAGATATACTCTATCGAGAGCGCATTATTCATAAAAATATTAAACCTGCAAATATTTTAATTAATCCCGCAACCAAACAAGTTAAATTAATTGATTTTAGCATTGCATCTTTACTACCACGAGAAACCCAAACATTAGTTAACCCTAATGTTTTAGAAGGAACGCTAGCTTATATATCTCCAGAACAAACAGGGAGAATGAATCGTGGGATTGATTATCGCACAGATTTCTATTCCCTTGGTGTAACTTTTTATGAATTATTTACAGGAAAGTTACCTTTTCGAGCTAATGAACCAATGGAATTAGTACATTCTCATTTGGCAAAATTGCCAGAAAAGTTAAGTAATCCCAAAACAGAACTTCCTTCTGTTCTGGGTGAGATTGTCATGAAATTGATGGCGAAAAATGCTGAAAATAGATATCAAAGTGCATTAGGATTAAAGTTTGACTTAGAGAATTGTTTACAGCAGCTAGAAGCAATTGGTGAAATTAAATCCTTTGAAATATCAACAAGGGATGTGTGCGATCGCTTCCTGATTCCTGATAAAATTTATGGACGAAAAGCTGAAGTTCAAACGCTGCTGCAAGCATTTGATAGAGTAAGTTTTGGTGCAACTGAAATGATGCTCGTTGCTGGGTTTTCTGGAATTGGTAAAACTGCGGTTGTCAATGAAGTGCATAAACCAATTGTCAGACAACGCGGCTATTTTATCAAAGGCAAATATGACCAATTTCAGCGCAACATTCCCTTCAGTGCTTTTGTGCAAGCATTCCGGGATTTGATGGAGCAATTATTAACAGAAAGTGATGTACGATTCCAGCAATGGAAAACTAAAATCTTAGAGGCTGTTGGTGAAAATGGACAGGTAATTATTGAAGTAATTCCCGAACTGTCAAGAATTATTGGTGAACAACCACCAGCAATAGAGTTATCAGGAACAGCAGCAGAAAATCGCTTTAATTTATTATTCCAAAAATTTACTCAAGTCTTTACCAGTGCATCGCATCCCTTAGTCATATTTTTAGATGACTTGCAATGGGCAGATTCGGCATCGCTCAAGTTAATGCAGTTATTAATGGCTGATACAAGCCATCTTTTTATTATCGGTGCATACCGTGATAACGAAGTTAATCCAACACATCCATTGATGTTGACTTTAAATGAAATCACTAAATCACAAGCAAAGATTAATACGATTACTTTAGCACCATTGAGTCAAGTGCAAGTAAATAAATTAGTGGCTGACACACTCAAATGTTCAGAAGATGTAGCATGGCATCTTTCCGTATTGATTTATCAAAAAACTAAAGGAAATCCATTTTTTGCCACACAGTTTCTCAAAGCATTACATCAAGATGGATTAATTCAATTTGACTTTGAAATCGGCTGTTGGCAATGCAATTTATCAGAAGTGACAGCTCAAGCAGTTACAGATGACGTTGTAACTTTTATGAGTTGGCAACTGCAAAAATTACCACTATCAACACAAGATGTCTTGCAGTTAGCTGCTTGTATTGGTAACTCTTTTGATTTAGCAACTTTGGCAATTGTTTCGCAGCAATCAGAAATTGAGACAGCAGCGGCTTTATGGAAAGCTTTGCAAGAAGGGTTGATTTTACCAATTGGTGATATTTATAAGTTTTATGTCGGGAAAGAAAATCAAGCACGTACATCGGAAAATCAACTGATTGTTACATACAAATTCTTACATGACCGAGTACAGCAAGCAGCTTATTCTCTGATTCCTGATGACCAAAAACAGACGACTCACTACCAAATTGGACAACTGCTGCTAAAACAGATTTCTGCACAAGCAAGAGAAGACCGGATTTTTGAAATCGTCAACCAATTAAATTACGGCACAGCTTTAATTAGCGAACAAACTCAACGCGATGAACTAGCACAACTGAATCTGATTGCATCTCGCAAAGCCAAAAATTCCACCGCTTATCAAGCAGCACGTGAATATGCCACAGTAGGATTGTCTTTACTAGGACAAAATACTTGGCAGCAGCAGTATGAAATGACCCTCGCCTTGCATGAATTAGCGGCAGAAGTAGCACTGCTAAATGGTAATTTTGAGGCGATGGAACAGTTTATTGATACTGTCATTGAACAGGCACATTCCTTATTAGAAAAGGTGAATGTTTACTGCATTAGAATTCAATCTCAGATTTTTCAAAGTAAATTGACTTGTGCGATCGCACTTGCTCAACCAGTCTTACAACAGCTTGGTGCCACTTTTCCCCAAACACCCACACCATCAGATTGGCAACAAGAAATCCAAGAGATTGAAGAACTGATTGGAGATCGGCAAATTGCCGATTTGGTTAACTTGCCACAGATGCAAGATGCAGAAAAACTCGCTATTCTGAAGATTTGCAATATCATCAGCCCAGCAGCTTACCTTACTGGTTCACCGTTGTACCCATTGCTGAATACTTTGTCCGTTAAACTCTCGATTCAGTACGGTAACACATCGAATTCTACTTTCGGCTATGTGAACTATGGTAATATTCTCTGCAATTTCTTCCAAATCGTAGATACAGGAACACAGTTTGGTTCTCTGGCACTCCAGATTATTTCAAAACTCGATGCCAAAGCAAGTAAAACCGAGATTTTGATGATTTTGGGGATATTTATTGTACATCGCAAATCTCACATTCAAGAAACACTACCCCTTTTGCAAGAAGGTTACACCAGTGCCTTAGAATTTGGAAACCTGGTACTTGCTGGGTATAATGGACACACTTTTTGTCTTAATTCTTTTTGGTGTAATCAACCCCTGGCTACTTTAGAGCAGGATATGAGCGCCTACTGCCATAGTTTGATGCAAATAAATCAATTGACAACCGCAAATTATTGTCGGATTTATTGGCAACCAGTTTTAAATCTGCTAGGTGTTGGAGAACATACCACATTTTTGTCTGGAAAAGCCCTGGAAGAAACAGAATTTCTCCAACAGCTACAGTCTGCCAATGATGGATATGGATTGTATATTTTCCATTTATATAAATTAATGCTTTGTTTCTTGTTTGGAGAAATTGAGCCAGCGAAAAATCATGCTATTGAAGTCAGGCGCTATTTTATGGCTGGTGCGGGATTAGTCACCGAACCAGTATTTTATCTTTATGATTCGCTGCTGACTTTGGCACAATTGAATCCAGAATTAGATGCAACATCAGCTGCATTGCAGAGTGTAATAGAAAACCAAACCCGTTTACAGCGATGGGCGGATCATGCACCCATGAATTACCAGCATAAGATGGATTTGGTAGAGGCAGAAAAATACCGAGTATTAGGCAAGAATTATGAAGCAGGGGATTATTACGATCGCGCTATTTCGCTTGCTAAAGCCAACGGCTATATCCAAGAAGAAGCCTTAGCTAACGAACTAGCAGCTAAATTCTACCTTGACTGGAGTAAAGTAAAAGTTGCCGCAGGCTATATGCAAGAAGCTTACTATTGTTACGCCAAATGGGGTGCAAAAGCCAAAGTTGCCGATTTAGAAAAACGCTATCCCCAACTACTTGCCCCCATATTACAGCAAACTCGTTCCACCCTCTCAATTAACGAAACCATCATCCCCTTGGGGACTGTCACCTCAACCAGTTCTGCCACTTCTAACAGCAGTATCTCAGATACCCTAGATTTAAAGGCGATTATCAAAGCTTCTCATACTATCTCCAGTGAAATCGAACTGGAAAAATTGCTGGCATCGTTACTGAGAATTGTTATCGAAAATGCCGGGGCTAATAAATGCGTGTTAATGCTGTTGCGAGACTCGCGCCTGCTAATTAAAGGGTCAATTACCCAGGGAACACAGCCAGCAGTGTTGCAGAGAATTCCTGTTGAAGATAGTCAAGACATTCCCCACAAACTAATTTATAAAGTCAAGCACAATAATCAAACTGTTGTCCTGATGGATGCGACAACAGATCCCACCTTAGCCAACGATCCCTATATAGTGCGTCAACAGCCGAAAAGTATCTTGTGTAGCCCGATTCTGCATCAAGGCAAGTTGATCGGAATTTTATATTTAGAGAATAATTTGGTCACAGGGGCATTTACAAGCGATCGCGTCGAACTGCTCAACTCACTCTGCGCTCAAGCTGCTATTTCTCTAGAAAATGCCCGACTTTATGAACGTTCTCAGGAATATGCCCAACAGTTAGAACAGGCATTACACAACTTGCAAAATGCACAATTACAAATTGTTCAAAGTGAGAAAATGTCTGCTTTGGGTAACTTAGTTGCTGGTGTCGCTCACGAAATGAATAATCCTTTGGGTTTCATTGCTGCCAGTATCAAACAAGCTAAACCCACCATTACTGATATTTTTGCTCACTTAAAACTCTATCAAGAAACTTTTCCAAACAAGAGTGAAGAAATTGAAGACCATGCCGAATCAATTGACTTGGAATATAGCTTAGAAGACTTGCCCAAAATGCTTGATTCTATGACTTTGGCGTGTAACAGGCTGAAAAACATTAGTACTTCACTCCGCACTTTCTCTCGTGCCGATCGCGATTACAAAGTGCCATTTAATATTCACGAAGGTATTGATAGTACTATTCTCATTCTCAAACATCGCCTTAAAGCTAACGAACAACGTCCGGCGATTGAAGTTGTCACCAACTACGGTAATTTACCGCAAATTGAATGTTTTCCTGGGCAACTAAATCAAGTGTTTATGAATATTCTTGCTAATGCTATTGATGCTTTAGATGAGTCGAACATTGGACGAAACTTGGCAGATATTCAAGCCAATCCCAACCGCATTACTATTACCACTGACCTAGCAGATTTTGGTGTCAAAATTGCCATTGCTGATAATGCTCAGGGAATGAGTGAAGAAATTAAACAAAAGATATTTGACAATTTATTTACTACCAAAGCCGTCGGAAAAGGTACGGGGTTGGGATTGGCTATAGCAAAACAAATTATCGAAGAAACTCACGGTGGTAAATTGTCTTGTCACTCTGTTCTAAGTCAAGGTACAGAATTTATCATTGAAATTCCTGTATAA
- the trpS gene encoding tryptophan--tRNA ligase: protein MGKQRVLSGVQPTGNLHLGNYLGAIRNWVEIQDQYENFFCVVDLHAITVPHNPASLAADTYTIAALYLACGIDLNHSSIFVQSHVSAHSELAWLLNCITPLNWLQDMIQFKEKAVKQGENVSTGLLIYPVLMAADILLYQADKVPVGEDQKQHIELTRDIVNRLNHQFAKDQPVLKLPDPLIRKDGARVMSFTDGTRKMSKSDPSELSRINLLDPPDQIANKIKRCKTDPVRGLTFDDPERPECNNLLTLYMLLSGKTKEAVAAECQDMGWGQFKPLLTETTINALQPIQEKYQQIMDDKGYLESVLRDGREKAQAIANQTLADVKAALGYSMPV from the coding sequence ATGGGTAAGCAGCGTGTGCTGTCAGGAGTTCAACCAACTGGTAATCTGCACTTAGGTAACTACTTAGGCGCAATTCGCAACTGGGTAGAAATCCAAGACCAGTATGAAAATTTCTTTTGTGTAGTGGATTTACACGCGATTACTGTACCGCATAATCCAGCGTCTTTGGCGGCAGATACTTACACTATCGCCGCGCTTTACCTGGCCTGTGGGATTGATTTAAACCACTCCAGTATCTTTGTCCAGTCCCACGTTTCCGCACACAGTGAACTTGCTTGGCTGCTTAACTGCATCACTCCCCTAAACTGGCTACAAGACATGATTCAGTTTAAGGAAAAGGCTGTTAAACAAGGAGAAAACGTTAGTACAGGTTTGTTAATCTACCCAGTGCTGATGGCGGCTGATATTTTGCTTTATCAAGCTGATAAAGTGCCAGTGGGTGAAGACCAAAAGCAACACATAGAACTGACAAGGGATATTGTTAATCGATTGAATCATCAATTTGCTAAGGATCAACCAGTTTTGAAGTTACCAGATCCTTTGATTCGGAAAGATGGCGCAAGGGTGATGAGTTTTACTGATGGGACACGCAAAATGTCTAAGTCTGACCCGTCAGAGTTAAGCCGGATTAATCTGTTAGATCCACCAGACCAGATTGCGAATAAAATTAAGCGGTGCAAAACTGATCCTGTACGGGGTTTAACTTTTGATGATCCAGAACGCCCAGAATGTAATAACTTGTTAACTTTGTATATGTTGTTGTCTGGCAAGACTAAAGAAGCAGTAGCAGCGGAATGCCAAGATATGGGTTGGGGACAATTCAAGCCTTTATTGACAGAAACAACAATTAATGCTTTGCAACCCATCCAAGAAAAATATCAGCAAATTATGGATGACAAAGGTTATTTAGAGTCTGTGTTGCGTGATGGACGGGAAAAAGCACAAGCGATCGCTAATCAAACTTTAGCAGATGTGAAAGCAGCGTTAGGCTACTCTATGCCTGTATAG
- a CDS encoding DsbA family protein: MRQLFQYLRTWVIVCLLCLVLGWTLPAQAATDIDSKLEKQVLEIIRNNPQFVLNSLQEYQLAKQEKLQKVQQAFLDDLKSNPANIIGESPTTGATKSKTVLVEFSDFQCPYCAEVHKTLKSVVDKHKDELTLVYKNFPLTGVHPEAFPAAQAAWAAKQQGKFWEYHDALFENQKQLGETLYVDIAKKLNLNLVKFESDRKLAKTAIEKDLKQANDLGIAGTPFLVINTDKYTGAVQAADIEARLGSAS, translated from the coding sequence ATGCGACAATTATTTCAGTATCTACGTACCTGGGTCATCGTCTGCCTGCTGTGTTTGGTCTTAGGCTGGACACTACCTGCACAAGCAGCTACCGACATAGACTCTAAACTCGAAAAGCAAGTTTTAGAAATTATCCGTAACAATCCACAATTCGTTCTTAACTCTCTGCAAGAGTATCAACTGGCTAAACAAGAAAAATTACAGAAAGTCCAACAAGCTTTTTTAGATGATTTAAAATCTAATCCAGCAAATATCATTGGCGAATCACCAACAACTGGTGCGACTAAATCCAAAACTGTGCTAGTTGAGTTTTCTGATTTTCAATGTCCCTACTGTGCTGAAGTACATAAAACTCTGAAATCAGTAGTAGACAAGCACAAAGACGAGTTGACATTGGTTTACAAGAATTTTCCTTTGACTGGAGTCCACCCAGAAGCATTCCCCGCAGCGCAAGCGGCTTGGGCTGCTAAACAACAAGGTAAGTTCTGGGAATACCATGATGCTTTATTTGAAAATCAAAAGCAACTAGGTGAAACCTTATACGTTGATATTGCGAAAAAACTAAATCTCAATTTGGTGAAGTTTGAGAGCGATCGCAAATTGGCAAAAACAGCTATTGAAAAAGACCTCAAACAAGCGAATGATTTAGGTATTGCTGGTACACCATTCCTCGTCATCAACACTGATAAATACACTGGTGCAGTCCAAGCAGCAGATATTGAAGCAAGATTGGGTAGTGCTAGTTAA